The sequence below is a genomic window from Chryseobacterium foetidum.
CAGAAGAATTTTTACATCTTATCAATAAATCAAAAAGAGGAAAACTTAAGATTTATATCGGGATGAGCGCAGGCGTGGGCAAAACTTTCAGAATGCTGCAGGAAGCTCACGTACTTCTTCAAAACGGAATCGATTTAAAAATTGGTTACATAGAAACACACCAGAGAAAAGAAACCCATCGTTTGCTGGAAGGTTTACCTGTTATTCCAAGACGAAAATTATTTTACAAAGGAAAAGAACTGGAAGAGCTGGATGTTCCCGCCATTTTGATGCTCCGTCCTGAAATTGTGATTGTGGATGAACTGGCTCACACCAACATTGAAGGAAGCAAAAATAAAAAACGATGGCAGGATGTGATGGATATTTTAGACGCCGGGATCAATGTAATCAGCGCTGTAAACATCCAGCATATAGAAAGTTTGAACGAAGAAGTAAAGGCCGTGACCGGTGTGGAAGTAGCAGAGAGAATTCCGGATACGGTACTTGCCGCTGCTGATGAAGTTGTGAATATTGACCTTACCGCAGACGAACTGATTGCCAGATTAAAGGAAGGAAAAATTTACGACCAAAGCAAAATTCCTTCGGCACTGAATAATTTCTTTAAAAATGAAAATATTCTTCAGCTTCGTGAGCTGGCTTTAAAAGAGGTGGCTTCGCAGGTGACCAGAAAAGTTGAAACAGAAGTCATCACCGGAAAGACATTAAAGAAAGAAAGATTTCTGGCGTGCATCAGCTCCAATGAAAAAACAGCAAAAAATGTCATCCGGAAAACGGCAAGACTGGCAAATTATTACAACAGTCAGTGGTTTCTGCTGTATGTTCAGATTCCGAAAGAGTCGGCGGACAGGATTAATTTGAGCAAACAGAGACATTTAATTAATAATTTTAAACTGGCTACAGAACTCGGCGCAGAAATCATCAAGGTGGAAAGCAAAAACATAGCCCTATCAATAATGGAACAGTGTGATGAACGAAGCATCACAACGGTATGCATCGGAAAACCACATCTGGATATCTGGAGAATTATTTTGGCAACCGATACCTTTAATTCATTATTAAAAAGGCTGTCAAAACAGAATGTAGATTTAGTAATTTTGTCGTAATGAAAATAAAAACAAAACTGAATGCAGGCGTTGGTCTGCTGTTTTTTATGATAATTGTGCTGTCCACTTTGGGTGGGTGGTTTATTTATCAGCTGAAAAAAGATACGCAGAATATTCTTGTGGCCAATTACAACACGCTGCAATATTCCCGAAATATGCTTTTGTCGCTGGAAGAAATCGGGAAGGAGCCGTTTGCGCTGTCAGAATTTCAGAAAAATCTCAATCTTCAGCGGCAGAATATTACTGAAGATGGCGAGAAAGAAGCGACGCAAAATATTCATGAACATTTTTCAGAATTAAAAAATAATCAGGGCAATTTAAACTTACATTCAGCCATCCGGAAAGATATTGCCGAACTGATGCAGCTGAATATGAATGCCATCCAGATCAAAAGTGGCATTGCCAACACCACGGCACAAAATGCGATTGCAGTGATTTCCATCGTCGGAACTCTCTGTTTTTTGATTGCTTTTATTTTAATGGTGAATCTGCCTTCCAATATTTCCAATCCTATTCGGGAGCTGACTTCGAGTATTCATCAGATTGCCAACCAGAATTACAGAGAACGGGTTCATTTTGAAAGCAACAGTGAGTTTGGTGAATTGGCGAGATCTTTTAATACGATGGCAGAAAAACTTCAGGAATACTCTGAAAGCCGGATTGATAAAATTTTAAAAGGAAAAAAGCGCATTGAAACGCTGATTGACAATATGCATGACGCTGTAATCGGGATCGACGAGAGTAAGAAAGTTCTTTTTGTAAATGATGAAGCACTAAAAATTTCAGGTCTGAAAAAAGATAATTTTGTAGGAAAACTGATTCAGGATGTAGCGGTGAGCAATGATTTGATCAGAGATTTAATTAAAGAGATTATTGATGTCAATCATCCTAAAAATGAGTCTGAAACCTTAAAAATTTTTGTAGAAGGAAAAGAAAATTACTTTGAAAAGGAAATTTTAGACATCAATGTAATTCCCACAGGAGAACACGAAAGCCGTTTTATCGGTCAGGTGATTATGCTCAGAAACATTACGCCATTCAAAGAGCTGGATTTGGCTAAAACACAGTTCATCGGAACCGTTTCACATGAGTTTAAAACGCCTATTTCTTCGATTCAAATGGGTCTTCAGCTATTGGAAAATGAGAAAGTAGGAAAATTAAATACCGAACAGATGAAACTCCTGAAAGGTATTGATGAAGACACGGTAAGATTGCTGAAAATTACACGGGAATTACTGAATCTGGCGCAGCGCGAATCCGGAATGATGCAGCTCAACGTTTATCCGTTTTACGTGAGTACAGTTGTTCAGGAAGTGGTTAAGACCAATCAGTCTGCTGCTGCTGAAAAAAATATCCGTTTTAAAACTTACATTGATCCTCAGTTGGAAAAAATAAATGCGGACGAAGAAAAAATTGTCTGGGTGTTAAACAATTTTGTTTCCAATGGAATCCGTTATTCTCCTGAAAATTCTGAGATAGAAATTTCAATTGATAAGTCGGGAAACAATTCAGTTAAATTTTCAGTTGCAGATCAGGGTGCAGGAATTGAGCCCCAATATTTAAATCAGATATTTACCAGATATTTTCGCATTCCGGGAACCAAAGCTGAAGGCAACGGATTGGGATTAAGCATCTGCAAAGATTTTGTGGAAGCACACGGAGGAAGAATATCTGTAGAAAGTAAAACGGGACAGGGAAGTGTTTTCAGTTTTGTACTGTCTTCGTAATTTGAGATTATACCACATTTTTATATAATTTATTTATTTATAGGTGTTTAATAAAATGAATTTGAACTTTACGAGTGATTATAATTCTTCATAGAACTCAACTTCCACTATGCGTAAATCATTATTTTTGTCCTTCGATGAAATACTTTCCGCATCTTTTTGCTTTTTTCCTGTTACTTCCACAATGTCATTATAAGCATCTTTGGTCGTGGTTTGTCCTTCCAGCTGAATTTTCACAAATCTGCCCTTAACAGGTTTTATTGGAATGGAAATATATCCTAAACTTTTTTCTGTATTTCCGGAATACACTTCCTGATCATCTACTAGGATTTTTATGGGATAACTGCGAGATCTCCAGCCGGCTGGTTTTAATTCTACTTTATTAATTACGGCATCTTTTTCCAATTCATACGTAATCCAGCCTGTTGCTAAATTTCCATCATTTTTCCATTCAGATAACTCGTTGTCATCATAGCTAAATTTAACCTCATTTTGATTAACCGAAGAATATGCTCTCACAATTTTTACAGCTTTTCTCTTAACAGTAAACGAATTACCCTTCGGTGTTTGTCCTCTCTCAAGATTTGATGGTAAATGATGGCCTGAAATGTAATCTGAAACATCTTTGTTATCAACTGAAACCGTATTGAACTCAATTGATTTTGAAGCTAAACCTTCTGCTGAAGCAGTAAGCGTTATTTTTCCGCCTCTGTTGGTTGAGCGTAATAAAATTCTATTGACGCCACTTTCTACGGGTAAAACTTTAGATAAAATATAATTGTCTTTTCCCTGGGCTATTCCGCCACGCCATTCAGCAGGACCTTTTAGGTCGAAAGAAATTTCATTATTCGCCAACGGACAACGGTTTCCCTGAGCATCCACAACTTCAATCTCAACCAATGCTAAGTCTGCACCATCAGCCTTAAAACCATCTGGCGAATGCATTTCTTTTAAACGGATTGAAACGGGTTTTCCTGCAGTTTTAATTTCAGCTTTGCTTAAAAGTTTTCCTTCCGAATTATAACTCACAGCAGAAATTTCACCTTCTTCCCACTGAATATTTTTAAAACTAAAAAGGAAAGCACTGCTTCGTTCACCGAAACCTTTGGATTTACCATTAATAAATAATTCCACTTTTTCACCATTTGAAACCACAAAAACATCTTTTGTAATTTCTGGAGTGTAATTCCAATGTCCGATAATGTACGTTCGGTATTTTTCTATATCAACCCAGCCGTCCCACATCACCTGATGAGCAAAAAAGGCATCTTTCGGAATACGCATCGCATCTACTTCACCGCTTCTTCTATAATTTTCCGCCCCTCTGAAATGCGTGTTTGAATCTGAAAATATAATATTTACACCACCTGAACTGACCCGCGTTCCCGTTCCCGGTCGCACCCTGTAATAATCATACCAGGCATTGATATCAGCAATTGCAAATGAATCCTGATTTTGATTGTAAGCTTTCGTATCCGTTTTTTTTGAGACGGTATTGGTCACAGTGGATCGGTATTCATTGGATCCGTCTCCGTTTTTATGGAAAGGATAGGAATATTCATCCCAATATTTACGCAAAGCCTCATCTCTACAGTATTCTGTCGCCCACATAGGAATATTGGCACTTTTATTAATGTACAGCATTTCGCCTCCATATTCTGCTATTTTACTGTCCAGCATTTCCCTTGAACCTATGGCACGCCCTCCGTGAGGATCGTATTGATCACGGATTGCTTTCATTTCTGCCATGTGTTCCTCCGAAATCGATTCATTTCCGGATTCATAAAACAAAATACTCGGATTATTTCTGTTATAAATGATCGCATCCCTCATCAATTCTGCACGCTGTTCCCAACGTCGGCCAACAACATCTTTTTCTGCATCACCAGCCGGCATTGCCTGAATAAGACCGACACGGTCACAGCTTTCAACATCCTGTTTCCACGGAGTTACGTGCATCCATCTCACAAGATTGGCATTGCTGTCCACCATTAATTTATTTGAATAATCGCTCAACCATGCAGGAACACTCATTCCAACTGCAGGCCACTCGTTGCTGGTGCGTTGTGCATAACCTTTTAATTGAATGACACGGTCATTCAGCCAAACCATTCCTTCATCAAAACGGGTTTTTCTAAATCCGGTGCGTGTATTGACAACGTCCAAGGCTTTATCATCGACAAATAAAGTAGTTTTTACATGATAAAGATAGCCGTAACCCCAGCTCCAGAAATTTAAATTTTCAACCTGATTTTCTGCTGAAACTGTTGCCGTTTGTCCTGCGGGAATCAAAGTGTTTTTTCCGCTAAATGTTTTGACTGTTTTCCCATCAAGATCTTTGATTTCTACTTCGTATCTCACATTTTTATCGAAAGAATATTCGTTACGAACCTGCGATTCTGCGTGAATGAGAGCCGATTTTTTTGAAATATTAATCTGGTCAGCGTAGATATAAGTTCCAGTTGTACCTAAATTGCTGTAGAGTGGAAGCGTCTGATAAATTTTGTCTTTGATGTGCAGATAAACATTTTTCGGAATACCACCATAGTTGGCATTGAAGTTTTTATCATTCCATTGAAATTTTGATTGGGATGTGCTCTCTTTATAATCCCAGGAATTATCGATGCGTACTGCTATAAAGTTTTCTTTACCATTTTTGTTGAGGTAATCTGTAATGTCAAAACCAACTGCCATTACACCGTTTTCGTGCTTTCCAATTGACTTTCCGTTGACGAAAAATTCGCCTCCAAAGCGGATACCTTCAAATTCTAAAAACACTTTTTTACCGTTTGCCTTTTTTGGAAGACGAAAATGCTTACGATACCAGATAATCGAAGTGCTAAGGCTGTCAATAGGAACTCTGAAAGCTTCATCTTCATTAAAAGCTCTGGGTAACGTGATTTTCTTCCAATCAGAATCTTTAAAATTTTTCTTCGACCCCTCCGGAAAATCTCCAACAGCTAATAACCAGCCGTTGTTGAAATTGTATTTTTCCTGAGTTTTAGATTGTGAAAAAACATACAACTGACCACAGATGACTAAAAATAATAAGGTGAAAATATTTTTTAAGTATGCACTCATTTTATGGTGTATTTTTTTGTTCAGATGAACGTCTTGATTTTTTTTGAAGGTTGCTTATTGTTCATTTTATTTAGAGCTTCATCCACTAAACTACAGTTAATTAGATGCTCAACTGTCTTGTAGTGTAGGGCATCAATTCCTTTCTGAAAATTTATTATTGCAGTACATTCATTAATTTAAATATCTTTGAAATCATAACTTTTATCATTGGAGAAAAAAATTACCATCAAGCAGATTGCCACCGATCTTGATCTTTCGGTTTCTACAGTTTCCAAAGCTTTAAACGACAGCTATGAAATCAGCGAATCGACTAAAAGCAGGGTTTTGAGCTATGCTTCCGCAAATAATTATTCTCCCAATCAGGCTGCACAAAATTTAAAAACCGGACGAACAAATACAATCGGCATTGTGGTTTGTGCAATCAATAATGTAATTATTTCACAGATTTTAGACGGAATTTATTCTGCATCGGCAAAATCTGGCTTTGATGTTATCATTATGCAGAGTAATGAAAATATCGATGAAGAAAAACGCTGCCTTTTAGCCTTGCTCAATAAAGGTGTTGACGGCATTCTTTTGGCTCCCGTAAGCGAGAATTCTAATACTGATTTTCTCATAGAAATTAATAAAAATGTTTGTCCCATAGTTTTGTTTGACCGATTTAATCACCACATTGAAACCATTAAAGTCGGCAGTAATGAATATGAAGGAATTTTAAATGCTGTTACTCATCTTAAAGATATTGGCAGACAAAATATTCTCTTTATTACCGGAAACCAATTCGGAGAAGAAAATCTTCGCATCAAAATTTTTAAAGAAGTTCTTAAAGAAATCAATATCACTTTCAGAGAAGAATTGATGCTCCGTTGTGATCTCGCCAATCATCATATACTGGATCAACAAATTGCCACAAAAATTGAAGAACTTCAATTTTCCGGTCAACAACCTGACGCCATTTTCGGGGCTACCGATTTTATCACTATTCGTTCTCTTGGAATATTAAAAAAGTTAAACATCCGGGTTCCTGAAGATATCGCTGTGATAGGTTTTTCCAACTTTGATATGGTTTACTCTCTCAATCCGCCATTATCTGCCATCAGACAACCTGCGAAAGAAATTGGTCATATCGCATTTCTGAAATTAATTGAATTTTTAAATTGCGATATTTCACAGCGTTCAAAACTGATTCAAAACTATTATTTAGATACAAAAATTGATTTCAGAGAATCTACAGGCTTATAAACTTTTTAAAATCCCCAGTTCCAAACCTCTTAATTCGGCAAGTCCTCTTAATCTGCCGATTGCAGAATATCCGGGTAATGTTTTTTTATTTACATCATCCAGCATCTGATGCCCGTGATCCGGTCTGAACGGAATTGGTTTCTCTCTATTTTGATTTTCAATAACAATCGCTTTCATAATTTCATACATGTCAACGTCTCCATCGAGATGATCGGCTTCGTAGAAATTTCTGTTTTTATCTTTTTTTACATTTCGCAAATGAATAAAATTGGTTCTGTCTTTTACTTTATTAAAGATGTTTAAAATCTCTTCATGATTTCCCGCTCCCAAAGAACCTGTACAAAAACAGACTCCGTTGAAAGGTTGGTCAACTGCATTCAGGATAAATTCAAAATCTTTTTCATTACTTACAATTCTCGGCAAACCCAAAATAGGGAAGGGAGGATCGTCGGGATGAATGGTCATTTTGATATGGTTTTCTTCACAAACATCAGCGATTGATTTAAGAAAATACTTAAGATTCTCACGAAGTCCATCTTCACCTAATTTTTTATAAGTGTCAATACTTTCTTTAAGATTTTCCAATGAAATATTTTCCTCTCCCGGAATTCCCAAAAGGATATTTTCTGCAAGCGTTTTCTTATCATCTTCTGTAATATTCGCTATTTTAACTTCAACTTCATTTAAAATCGATTCTGAATAATCCTCAGCAACATTATTTCGTTTCAGAATATGAATGTCAAACAGTGCCAGATCAACCCAGTTGAAGGATAATGCTTTCGAACCGTCTTTCATTTCCAGATCCAGCTGCGTTCTCGTCCAGTCCAAAACAGGCATAAAATTATAGCAAACGGTAAAAATTCCGCAGTCACTCAAGTTTTTTAGAGTCTGTCTGTAATTTTTGATATAAATTTCGGCATTTTCTGAACCTGTTTTTATATCTTCATGTACTGGAACACTTTCTACAACAGACCATACCAATCCGGCATCAGAAATGATTTTTTTCCTTTTACTAATCTCGTCAACTGTCCAGATTTCCCCGTGTGGAATATGATGCAGAGCTGTTACAATGCCAGTCGCTCCCGCCTGTTTTGCATGCTGAAGTGACACAGGATCTTCAGGACCGTACCATCTCCAGGTTTGTTCTAAATTTTTCATTGATATTATTTTAAACTCCCGACCATGCACTGAAACCACCATCAACAACGATCGTTTCTCCATTTATAAATCCTGATGCATCACTTAACAAGTAAACCAATGCTCCCTGTAATTCCTCAGGATTTCCAAGTCTTGAAAACGGAGTATTATTGATGAATTTCTGTGTTCTTGGTGTATAATTATTTTCCGCATCCAGAAGCAATCTTTCATTTTGTTTGGTCAGAAAAACGCCTGGAGCAATTGCATTTACACGAATTTTATCACCATATCTTAAGGGAAGTTCGGTAGCCATCCACTTGGTGTAAGCTTCAATACCGCTTTTGGCAACTGCATATCCCATTACCTGCGTCAAGGTACGGTCAGCAGCAATCGAAGAAATATTGACGATGCTTCCGTATTTATTTTCTGACATTACTCTTCCAAAAATCTGCGTAGGAATCATCGTTCCATAAAGATTTAATTCAATGGCCTCTTTAGTATGCTCAAATTCTGCAGAAAACAAATCCTGATGAGGCTGAATGGTCGCCCCAGAAACATTACCTCCCGCAGCATTCACCAAACCGTCGATAGTTCCGAAGGTACTCAGGATTTGATCTTTGGCAGCCAGCATTTCTTCTTTTGAAAGAACATCTGCAATAATGACCAAAGCTTCAGAACCAAGTTTGTGAACCATGTTCTTTCTTTGTGCAGCGGCTTCTTCATTTCTTCCGATAATTACCACTTTTCCACCTGCTTCTGCAATCGCTTTTACAAATGATTCTCCCAAAATGCCAGTTGCTCCAGTAACGACTATAATTTTATTCTTTAAAGAAAATTTGTCTAATATGCTCATTCCAATGATATTATGATGTAATATTAGAGACAATTTTTTTCAATTTAAAATTTTTAATGTATATCCGTTTTTAATCATACCGCTGTAATATTAGCAATAATGAGCCTTTCGAAGAGTTGGTCGCCGAAATATCTCCGATTTAGTTTGTAGATAAATTCATTTAAATACAGTTGAAGGTATTTTCTTTTGATTTTATGATAATTTCCCAATAAATTCCGTTTTGCATTACTAATGGTAATATGAACCCATTTTAAGGTTTCATTTGTGGTTTCTTTATCCGATTTCTCTGTGATATGAAGCTCTACAAAATCAGAGATATCAACGTACGAGGTACTTTTATCAGTGAAAACAATACTTTGATTATCGATCGATTCCTTAATGGTTTCGTTGATTTCAAGGGAAAGATGCGTTTCTAAAACTTTAGCTTTAAAGTATCTGCAGGATTTTGATTTTTCACCAGTCTCTATATTTTCCAAAGGCGTAGATTCGGCCATTACAGCAACATTTTGTTTGCCCGCTGCACCTCTGCCGCGGACTCCTTTTTCCTGCTCAATCTCACTGGATTCTACTGTAAAATAGCCTTCATCAAATTCAATCATTCCTTCTAAAGTATATTTTTCGTCCCGTGTTCCCATTGCTTTTCTTAGCTTATGAACCATTGCCCAAACAGGCTCATAGCGTTTCAATCCCAATTGCTTCTGAATTTCTTTAGACGAAAATCCTTTTTTTGTAACGCTCATTAAGAACATTGTCTTATACCAAATTAAAAATGAAAGATTAGAGTTCTGCATAATGGTGCCGCTTTTCAAAGAAGTCCTTTTACGGCATTTTTTGCATTCGTAGCTCCAAATGCTCTTAATCCAGAAATGTTCTTTATGACCACATTTGCATGCCACGCCAATCTTATCTCTCTGTTTCTTAAAATGAATTCTGCAATCTTCCTCTGTCCCAAAATGAGCGGTAAAGCTAAATATATCCATCTAATTATTTAAATTACAGATAAATATACGAAATTATTACGAATTACGGATATACATTAAATTTTTTTATAAAAATCTACTACAACGTTTTCGTTTAGAACATTTTGTTGGTTTAAGTATAGAATTGTACATCTGATTTAAAATAAAAATTTTTAAACAAAAAAATGGCGCTAACTGTTTTCACTTGGCGCCATTAGGCTCTTTTTGACAAAGACAGGACTTTATTCAAACCATTTTTTGGAAGATGTTAATAATATTTTAAAGTGTCAGGCTTCTGAAATAATTCGCATTATACTTAGTACTTTCATCTTTTCCAATTAAAAAAGTGAATCCATTCAGACTCACTTTTCGTTATTTATTTAAACTAATCCTCAATAAACTCCAAAAGATCTTTATTGATTGTCTCGTGTTCTGTAGTCGGCATTCCGTGAGGGAAACCAGGATATGTAATCATTTGACCGTTTTTCAACAATTTGATTGATTTCAACGCTGCGTTTGCAATTGGTACGATTTGATCATCTTCGCCATGAAGCACCAAAACCGGAATTTCTACCGCCTTCAAGTCTTCTGTTAAATCAGTCTCAGAAAATGCTTTGATACCGTCGTAATGCGCTACAATTCCACCCATCATTCCTTGTCTCCACCAGTTTCTCTGTACACCTTCTTTAATCACTGCGCCTTCTCTGTTGTAGCCGTAGAAAGGGAAAGTTAAATCAATATAAAACTGATTTCTGTTGTTCAAAGTCTGCTCTCTGATGCCATCAAAAACTGACATCGGAACGCCATCCGGATTCGTCTCACTTTGCACCATCACTGGCGGAATAGCGCTGATCAACACTGCTTTTTTCGCTCTTCCGTTAGCATATTTGTTCAGATAACGGATGACTTCGCCACCACCGGTTGAGTGACCGATGTGAACAACGTCTTTCAAATCTAAGAATTCAACCAATTCAGCCGCATCAGAAGCGTATTGCTCGATGGTATGGTTGTAAATATTCTGGCTGGAACGGCCGTGACCTCTTCTGTCGTGCGTCACCACTCTGTAACCTCTTTGTAAGAAGAAAATAACCTGTGCATCCCAATCGTCAGATGATAAAGGCCATCCATGATGAAACATCAAAACTGGTCCTTCTCCTTGATCTTTGTAAAAAATCTCTGTTCCGTCTTTTAATTTTAGTGTGCTCATTGTTTTAATTTTTTAAATGTTGTGATTGATTAATTTTAATATTTCGTTGTCTTAATTCTTTAGCAAATGTAGGATGGTTCAATTCGTTTCTCGTTAATCTAGTTTAATATCGTACATTTTTGAAAAATAATTTTTATTTGGGCAGCTATTTCCGCCTTCCACTCCCGCTATTTTTTCCCAAGCTAAATCCCCTGCAAAAAATGAGCTCCGTTCAAGTCGGGCTGCAGATTCAGTGTAAAACAAGGTTCAACCTCAAAAGAAAACTTATGTGTTCTTATATACGCTATAAAAGAAACTTAAAAATAATTGAGTGTCAAAAATCTTTTGTGCCTTTTGTGGTTTCAATTCCCAGTATTCTCCCTCAAAAGCTCAAACAAATCTTTTGCGCCACCATCAAATTTTTTCCCATTCACGAAGAAAGTAGGTGTTCCATTCACGCCGCTCATAATTCCACTTTCAAAATCTGAATCCACTTTTTCTGCCAATTCAGTACTTTCCAAATCCTTTTCAAATTGAGGAATATTCAGTTTTAATTGTTCCGCCAGCTTCATCAGTAAGTTATCATTCAAATCTCTCTGGTTTTCGTAAATCGCATCGTGCATTTCCCAGAATTTACCCTGAAGATGGGCTGACTCTGCTGCGATGGCCGCCGGTCTTGCATATTGATGCATTTCAGACAATGGAAAGTTTCTGAAAACAAATTTAATTTGACTTCCAAATTCTTTCATCAATTCCTTCAGAACCGGATAAGCAGCGCCACAATAAGGACATTGGTAATCTCCGTATTCTACAATCACAAGGTCGGCTTCTAGGTTGCCCTGTGCGTGGTCAGTATTGCTGACGTTTGGTTTTAGTGACATAATTTTATTTTGTGTTAAGGGTTTCTAAAGCGTCTAAAATTCCGTCTGCGCCAGGATTGATGGCCGTTGGCGACAGATAACTCCATTCGATGATGCCATCTTTATTGATGACGAAAAGTGCGCGTTTGCATTCGCCTTCTTCATCGTCATAAACGCCGTATTTTTTGGTAATTTCTCCTTTAGCTTCAAAATCTGCCAGCAAAGGAAAATGTAAATTCCTTGATTGTGAAAAAGCCAGATGACACCATTTGCTGTCGACAGAAATTCCGAAAATCTCTGCATCGTACTTCTTGAAAAACTTCAACGTCTCATTGTACAAAGCCATTTGGTCGCTGCAAACCGGACTCCAGTCTGCGGGATAAAAAGCGAGAATGACATTCTTCCCTTTTAATTCTGAAAGTGTAATTTTTTGGTCGGGCGTTGCGTACAAAGTAAAATCTGGA
It includes:
- a CDS encoding sensor protein KdpD, whose amino-acid sequence is MNESRKSAEEFLHLINKSKRGKLKIYIGMSAGVGKTFRMLQEAHVLLQNGIDLKIGYIETHQRKETHRLLEGLPVIPRRKLFYKGKELEELDVPAILMLRPEIVIVDELAHTNIEGSKNKKRWQDVMDILDAGINVISAVNIQHIESLNEEVKAVTGVEVAERIPDTVLAAADEVVNIDLTADELIARLKEGKIYDQSKIPSALNNFFKNENILQLRELALKEVASQVTRKVETEVITGKTLKKERFLACISSNEKTAKNVIRKTARLANYYNSQWFLLYVQIPKESADRINLSKQRHLINNFKLATELGAEIIKVESKNIALSIMEQCDERSITTVCIGKPHLDIWRIILATDTFNSLLKRLSKQNVDLVILS
- a CDS encoding sensor histidine kinase; amino-acid sequence: MKIKTKLNAGVGLLFFMIIVLSTLGGWFIYQLKKDTQNILVANYNTLQYSRNMLLSLEEIGKEPFALSEFQKNLNLQRQNITEDGEKEATQNIHEHFSELKNNQGNLNLHSAIRKDIAELMQLNMNAIQIKSGIANTTAQNAIAVISIVGTLCFLIAFILMVNLPSNISNPIRELTSSIHQIANQNYRERVHFESNSEFGELARSFNTMAEKLQEYSESRIDKILKGKKRIETLIDNMHDAVIGIDESKKVLFVNDEALKISGLKKDNFVGKLIQDVAVSNDLIRDLIKEIIDVNHPKNESETLKIFVEGKENYFEKEILDINVIPTGEHESRFIGQVIMLRNITPFKELDLAKTQFIGTVSHEFKTPISSIQMGLQLLENEKVGKLNTEQMKLLKGIDEDTVRLLKITRELLNLAQRESGMMQLNVYPFYVSTVVQEVVKTNQSAAAEKNIRFKTYIDPQLEKINADEEKIVWVLNNFVSNGIRYSPENSEIEISIDKSGNNSVKFSVADQGAGIEPQYLNQIFTRYFRIPGTKAEGNGLGLSICKDFVEAHGGRISVESKTGQGSVFSFVLSS
- a CDS encoding DUF4982 domain-containing protein; protein product: MSAYLKNIFTLLFLVICGQLYVFSQSKTQEKYNFNNGWLLAVGDFPEGSKKNFKDSDWKKITLPRAFNEDEAFRVPIDSLSTSIIWYRKHFRLPKKANGKKVFLEFEGIRFGGEFFVNGKSIGKHENGVMAVGFDITDYLNKNGKENFIAVRIDNSWDYKESTSQSKFQWNDKNFNANYGGIPKNVYLHIKDKIYQTLPLYSNLGTTGTYIYADQINISKKSALIHAESQVRNEYSFDKNVRYEVEIKDLDGKTVKTFSGKNTLIPAGQTATVSAENQVENLNFWSWGYGYLYHVKTTLFVDDKALDVVNTRTGFRKTRFDEGMVWLNDRVIQLKGYAQRTSNEWPAVGMSVPAWLSDYSNKLMVDSNANLVRWMHVTPWKQDVESCDRVGLIQAMPAGDAEKDVVGRRWEQRAELMRDAIIYNRNNPSILFYESGNESISEEHMAEMKAIRDQYDPHGGRAIGSREMLDSKIAEYGGEMLYINKSANIPMWATEYCRDEALRKYWDEYSYPFHKNGDGSNEYRSTVTNTVSKKTDTKAYNQNQDSFAIADINAWYDYYRVRPGTGTRVSSGGVNIIFSDSNTHFRGAENYRRSGEVDAMRIPKDAFFAHQVMWDGWVDIEKYRTYIIGHWNYTPEITKDVFVVSNGEKVELFINGKSKGFGERSSAFLFSFKNIQWEEGEISAVSYNSEGKLLSKAEIKTAGKPVSIRLKEMHSPDGFKADGADLALVEIEVVDAQGNRCPLANNEISFDLKGPAEWRGGIAQGKDNYILSKVLPVESGVNRILLRSTNRGGKITLTASAEGLASKSIEFNTVSVDNKDVSDYISGHHLPSNLERGQTPKGNSFTVKRKAVKIVRAYSSVNQNEVKFSYDDNELSEWKNDGNLATGWITYELEKDAVINKVELKPAGWRSRSYPIKILVDDQEVYSGNTEKSLGYISIPIKPVKGRFVKIQLEGQTTTKDAYNDIVEVTGKKQKDAESISSKDKNNDLRIVEVEFYEEL
- a CDS encoding LacI family DNA-binding transcriptional regulator — encoded protein: MEKKITIKQIATDLDLSVSTVSKALNDSYEISESTKSRVLSYASANNYSPNQAAQNLKTGRTNTIGIVVCAINNVIISQILDGIYSASAKSGFDVIIMQSNENIDEEKRCLLALLNKGVDGILLAPVSENSNTDFLIEINKNVCPIVLFDRFNHHIETIKVGSNEYEGILNAVTHLKDIGRQNILFITGNQFGEENLRIKIFKEVLKEINITFREELMLRCDLANHHILDQQIATKIEELQFSGQQPDAIFGATDFITIRSLGILKKLNIRVPEDIAVIGFSNFDMVYSLNPPLSAIRQPAKEIGHIAFLKLIEFLNCDISQRSKLIQNYYLDTKIDFRESTGL
- the uxuA gene encoding mannonate dehydratase; the encoded protein is MKNLEQTWRWYGPEDPVSLQHAKQAGATGIVTALHHIPHGEIWTVDEISKRKKIISDAGLVWSVVESVPVHEDIKTGSENAEIYIKNYRQTLKNLSDCGIFTVCYNFMPVLDWTRTQLDLEMKDGSKALSFNWVDLALFDIHILKRNNVAEDYSESILNEVEVKIANITEDDKKTLAENILLGIPGEENISLENLKESIDTYKKLGEDGLRENLKYFLKSIADVCEENHIKMTIHPDDPPFPILGLPRIVSNEKDFEFILNAVDQPFNGVCFCTGSLGAGNHEEILNIFNKVKDRTNFIHLRNVKKDKNRNFYEADHLDGDVDMYEIMKAIVIENQNREKPIPFRPDHGHQMLDDVNKKTLPGYSAIGRLRGLAELRGLELGILKSL
- a CDS encoding SDR family oxidoreductase, with product MSILDKFSLKNKIIVVTGATGILGESFVKAIAEAGGKVVIIGRNEEAAAQRKNMVHKLGSEALVIIADVLSKEEMLAAKDQILSTFGTIDGLVNAAGGNVSGATIQPHQDLFSAEFEHTKEAIELNLYGTMIPTQIFGRVMSENKYGSIVNISSIAADRTLTQVMGYAVAKSGIEAYTKWMATELPLRYGDKIRVNAIAPGVFLTKQNERLLLDAENNYTPRTQKFINNTPFSRLGNPEELQGALVYLLSDASGFINGETIVVDGGFSAWSGV